A region of the Echeneis naucrates chromosome 15, fEcheNa1.1, whole genome shotgun sequence genome:
GGTGTGGCCTGCAGAAAGAACACGACTGGAATGGCTCCTGggccttgttgtgttttttccttccAGATCCTGAGGCTTGGCCCCGATTCTGACCATGACCCGAGCTGGGGCCCATATGGCGTGGGATATAGAAGGAGTTGCACTGGCCATAGCAAAAACGGTTGACCACAGTGCGGCTGCGGCAGCCCTCCTCACTGATTGTCTGACGGAGGGGTTGGGTCTTGCACCAGTCTCTGCGGAGGTAGCGGCGCTCTGTCACCACCAAGGCCTCCCGGCTGGAGGATAGGACCTCCGGCTTCTGCTGCAGTAGTCGATGGTGACGTTCTGAGGATAGGTTCCCTTTTGCCTTGTACGGGGATGGGATGGATCCCTGGGGTCGATGCTTCTTGGTCTCtgcagtgatgcagagcacCCCAGCCAGTATTACTGGGATAGTTATTCTCCACAGCATTCTGGGTAAAGAGACAGACATTGCTTGGCATTACATTTCTACGCAGAGGAAGAAATCTGTTGTCACATGAACTCAGCACTGAGGCTGTTGTAACAGTAATTCAGACAGCATGCGATGCTAGACAACGATCAAACAATCTCTAACATGATATGAATAGTGCCAATCATGTTTGCAATTGTGTGTTCGCATTCATGTTGAACCACCTTTGCAGTCTAGCCTTCTAGGCATCGTTGAGGAAATGAATCCATCACCAGGGCCCCCATTTGTCAGCATCTCTGTGTCATTACTTCTATTTGCTTTCCTCTCAGCTACGCAACTcttccaaaaataaacaaaactctGCCATCAAAGGATACACTTAAACACCCATAACGAGAAGGGGAAGTTGATTTTATTGGTCCCGTCGCCGGGTAAAATAATTAGGGCTTTGCTTACTTTAGTCATGAACTATGCCGCAGATATGTAAACAGGCATTAGCGAGGCCCATCTGCATGTTATTAGGGGAAGAGTTGGGGAACTCTACAGCACCCTTTGGGAGTCCACTCTTCTACTCTTTGGTGATATACTGTGGAGTAAATTGAACTGAGAATGACCTGCGGTGTCTACAATCGCCATGTTGCTTGTAGCATGCTAGCACCAAAAAGATCCAGCAAAGGGCGTTTAGCGTTTAGGCTTGAGTATCCACCCTTGCGCATGGTGTCAGTATTTGCGCCAGCACATTTTTGACCGTCACTCAAGCATCTTTTCAACAGATGTTGCTCTTGACAGGCATTGCATGACATCAAGTCAGAGACTCTGACAGAGAACCAAGCTGCCTCAAGGTTATTGGCTGCTCCTATTCACTGACTCTTCTTTGCTGTGCAAATTTCGTATGTTCCATTTCTTCCTTTCTTGGGCCTGCAACTCTCTCTGACATGGAACAAATTACTTTATCATAATCCACTTTGTTTTTTACCTCTTCTGCCCTTGACCTTGAGGCAACGGCAGCTTGTTACGAGCTCCATGAGCACCTGAGTCTACACATCCTGGTAATACTTATCATAAGGCAGTCCGCAGCTGTTTGTCCATCAGGCTGAGATtttgcacatacacactaacCAGCACACATGCCCCAACCCATCAAAaggataaaataaacaaaccaaaggTTCCTGCTCAGCTTTTCCACCACCTACTGCATCAGGGAGTCATCACCCCTTTCCAACTTCCAGTGATCTACCTTCCATATGCatggttttgtttgtctgtaacCGCAACATCTTATTCCTACTGAATCTCTGTTTACATGCATAAACCTTCTTATACTTCTGTGTGCAGAAGTGTGTTCTGTTCATAGTTTCTCCCCATCCATCCTTTAAAGAAGCGTCATGTAacttcagagagcagcagcctgcagagcTCCAGGAACTTTGGAGCGATGACCTGACCGACTGTGTAAGCGGGTTGTGATGGACGGCCTACATAGTCAGCAGCCGCTCTCTTGCTTCACTCCCAAACCCAGTCTAGGTATGATAGTCCACCCTGCCGCGCTATCTTCATCAGTCTCTGCAGCAACGCAAATGTTTTCGGGTGCTGAGTTGGGCGAGTGGATGGGTGGCTAATGTTTGCGGTTAGAAGATGGAAgaaaagcggttgaagatggcGGGTCAAGGGACAAATGGCCTACTGGGAAACAAAACCAGCTTCTCTTGGGCTTCGTACACAGCATACTTCCTCCTTCCCTGACTGTATATCTCTTAACAAGCTGTTTGCCTCTATATTTCTCTCGCCccatctgtctctccctgtcactcTATCTGCGTGTGTCTCCACAACGCAGAGCACTCATCATCACAGAGCCCCGCAGACAGAAGGAGACTGTGGTTTCGTGTGTTAATGCTGAGACAGAACTGAACCGGACCTTTCTGTCTGCAAAACACTAATATTGTCCACAAACACAGCTTTATGTTTTACCAGAACCACAAATACTTGGGGGATATGCTTCACTGAACTGTGGCAGACCTTGGTTCCAAAATTCAGACCTCTAATGAAATTACAAATACCAGAGAGACTGCTGAGCTAGACACAAGCCTTCCTGAAAACAGCTATTATCATCAATGGGAacttgttatgttttgtttttcagaatggCATTATAATACCATGgcaatgttttctgtctgcctaacaaaaggctttttttttttttttctaatttcaaagtcaaatgaaaaacaaaattatccATGAAAGTGTCCTGCCTAGCTGCTAAATAGTTTAACATTTCTGAGATTCAGTtgtaaataattgaaaaaaggAGTGAGAAATCTTGTCAAGACTTTAAAATTTGTACACACAGATGTGCCTCCACAAAATCCTGTGAGACATCTTCCCAGCATGTCTTCAAAGGCAggttaaagcaaacaaaacctGATGCCTCAATTATTGGTGCGTCAGAAAGTCTCATACACAGGCTGGTAAGTGCAGTTAATTACAGT
Encoded here:
- the LOC115055845 gene encoding gremlin-2-like codes for the protein MLWRITIPVILAGVLCITAETKKHRPQGSIPSPYKAKGNLSSERHHRLLQQKPEVLSSSREALVVTERRYLRRDWCKTQPLRQTISEEGCRSRTVVNRFCYGQCNSFYIPRHMGPSSGHGQNRGQASGSGRKKHNKAQEPFQSCSFCRPHRITQLTVQLDCPDLQPPFRHRKVQRVKQCRCMSVDVSGHGKL